From Chaetodon trifascialis isolate fChaTrf1 chromosome 24, fChaTrf1.hap1, whole genome shotgun sequence:
AGCTTCAAAAATATAACATGTGGTCACCCTTCTGTGACAGACAGTATGCTTTGTGTGCTACTAAAAAAAAGTGTTAGCAAACATCTGACTGTGACAGAAAAATCCATCATTACTCAGGACCTTTGGTTTAGGTTTGGTTCATCTCACGAGCTAACGATGCTATATTTGGTGTTCGGTCATTGGATTTGGTGACGTGTTCGCGGAGCTTCCTGTGACTGCAATAATAAAGATGCATGTAAAACAGAACATCGTGTAGACAGGTCAAGAGGAAGCATTTGGAAGAAAAGCACACTCATCAAAGCAAATGGGTTTGGGATTCTACAGATGGGGTGGGGGATACGTACTTTCGGCGGCTAGCAGTCCTACAGACGgcacagcagaagaaaaacaacaccaaAGAAAGAGAGGCTGAGATTAGAGGAGGTTTACAGCAGCGTTAAGGTCATTTTTTACACCTCACAATGAGGGGGACAAAATCATCAAACAAAGAGTCAGAGAGCCGGCTGTAGGAGGAAGCGTGAGGGCAGGTAGGAAAtaaaaggaggcagaggagaaataagaggaaagaggagcaacccagacagaaaatcagcaaaagcaGCCAAGCCGGTAAAAACTGTGCCAAGATGCTGCAAGCGTCTACTACACGGCACAAGACTATGACCGCCGACGTGGCTGGTTTATTTTTGCCATTGTAGACCTTCGGTCACCAGGAAGCCCGCCTGCAGCAGACTGCCGCACTCAGCAGAAAAGATGGACGTGGCTGCGGTGGCTACGTTTAAACCCGAGCAGACAATGTGAGGACTTGAGCTCGGGACGCTGTTTATTAGGCCCCAATGTTAAACACTGCTCATTTTCTACAGTTGATAACGCGGACGCATTGCGTCGGTATGCCCTTAATTATCGACTGATGGAGTTGACGCTGTGCTTATCGGAGGAAGTGAAAGTGGTTGGCACAGACGGGGAAGTGAGGCTGTTGAGCAACATCTGTCTTCATCCACACAGAGGAAGTTCTACACAGACAGCTGGAGATCACATTAAGACCCTCAAATAGAAACCACGAGAATAGTAACTGGGCAAGAAAGTGAGCGTATTGCTAGGTTTCACCTTTCACCTTtccagaaacacagagaacTACATCTTTCAGCGGGTATCGGTTTGGACGTGAACTACCGCGTCACTGCACCGTAACACTGTTGGATTCTACATTACAGCATTTTTGTGTCCTTCGTTTTATAACAATTAGCTGCGTTTTACATGAATCCTGCCTGTGGCCACTATTCATTAACTTTTCACTATTATTAACTTCATCTCTGTGCTCTAAAGACATTTGAAAGAACCAAACCAGGATTGTGCCCTGTTTTGTGAGTTACCTGAGGAGGTGGGATCATCTGAGAAGTCATGAAGCTCCTCTGGGGGGTCGCCGTAGTATGAATTAAACTTGTGGCTGGAAACAGCAGCCAGCACTGCACCCTGGGATACAGAATATGGAGAATGTAGCTATTAGAGAAAGCCCCAATGGAGCTGCGTGTTGGGTGATTTGTCCTGTATATGAGGCCTTGAGAGGACAGGCCTGTTGACAACATTAGAAAACATTTGACAAGAACTCAAGAGAAGCAGCTGCGCGCTGTAGAGGATGTGACACTTCCTCCACTAATCGCAGTGCATCGCATTTTTGACTTGAGCATCAACGTGAAGCTGACCTTCAGCTTCCTCCTGGCGTTGAACTTCCTCAGCTGCTCTACTGTTTCGGGCAGGTGGATCTTGTAAGCGTACCTGTccctctcctgcacacacaccaaaacacacagatgagcaCAAGTGGAAACTATAAACTCAACGGCGAAGACCTAAGTGCAGCCTCGCAtttgtgcacacgcacacacacacattaggccAGTCACAAAAACGGATGTGAAAGCAGCACTGTGGTTCAAAGCAGAAGGAAGTGTTCTTGAGTCAGCATCACTAAAGCCTGTGGTTACGAGGTGACTTTAGTTACTGAAGCTCATTACATTAAACCGCCAAATGTACACATCTCATACAATATTTTGCCCTCAATATTACAAAGATCGCTTCCGTGGAAGTTCTATCACAATAACCTGCTTAAGCAGTTGTGTGTAAATAGAAGACTCCGGCAAAAATGAGCAATAGTAAATAACTAAGTtggcatgtgtgtatgagtgacTGCGAGACAGTGATCTTGCCTTCAGCCAGGGGTGGTTAAGGGCCTCGTAGACAGTGATTCTCTCAGCAGGGTCCAGCATCAGCATGCGTCTGACCAGGTCCTTGGCGCTCTCTGAGATGTGGGCCCACTGGCGCGGGTTCATCTGGACAAGTGCACCCGCACgtacacgtgcacacacacacacacacacacacacacacacacacacacacacacacacacacacgtgcacacgcgcacgcacacacacgcacacacgcaggagAGCAAACAGATGCTTTCAGAAGATGTAGAGCAGTGGCAGCCAAGATCCTTTTTTTGAATTCTGCATGTTTAGAAATTGTTGTTTCAAACATCACTGTCTCTGATGTCActggaaaacacatttgcagTGTTGGGAGagctcattttttattttgctaaaTGAAATATGGAAATTTAGCTGCAGCCTctttttagcagcagcagcagcagcagcagcagcagcagcagcagcagcagcagcagcagcagcagcagcagcagcagcagcagcttgatgGTGTCATCCATCAAGCTGCCTGCCCTGATTGCATCTGCCATAGATTAGTGCATCGAGCAGGAAATTCAGACTCTCAGttgaaaacagaacattttgCAGGCCTTTATCTCAGGATCTTTCGTTGAAAAAACAATAGGTCAAAACAGGTTCCAATTAATAAGGGCTGTATCACATTAAGCCAGCTTGGCAAGAGGaacaaagacaagcagaaaaGACATAATGCGACACGACAACTTTGGCAACGCTGATCCATTACTGATGCCACAGCTGACCGGCGTCATTCTGTCTTGCCTGTTACCTTTACAAAACAACTCCTACATTTAAACAGGTTACAATACATTAATGAGACGTTGCTTTGGTCCCTCTGAAATAATGTTCAGCAATCACCGCATTCGGCATGTACACTAGCAGACACGTACCGTCTCTGGTAGATCGACTCCTACCTTGTATTTGCCCTTAATGATGGCCTCAAACAAGCGCTCCTTGGTGCCATAGAAGGGAAGGCAGCCCgacaggaggatgaagaggatgacgCCGCATCCCCACACGTCCACAGGTTTGCCGTACGGCTCCCTCTTGACGACCTCTGGGGCCATGAAGTGGGGGGTGCCGACTCGACCTGaggtgagcaggtggaggaggaggaggaggagaggtgattTTAAGAGTGATCAGCTACTACGAGTATGAAGCGCTCATGACAAATAGAAGCACTGGTGTTTACAAGGGTATAATAATATGACAATACACAAGCTGTGCATAAATCTACGGCTGTAACTAAACATTTTTGGGATTTGTGCATCAATAGTTTAGTCTACAAAATGCCAGATAACGGTGGAAAGATATTCAAGTTACGCTGtcatgaaacagagaaaagcatcaaatgcTTGTATATGACAAGCTGAAACAGCAACTGGTTTGAATTGGAATTTTCTTTGTATCTTTCCTtcattaaatgacattttgggATGCAAATATCAAATGTGATATTTGGAAAATAGAAATCATCGTGGAAAGCTTCTTATTTTTAGGTCGAAAATCCATCTGATTCTGTTTGTGCTGCTAGATCTCCACCATCCACAGGGAGAAAGGCGGCACAGACCCTGGACACCCAGGGGCCAACACGCCACACCCACCCCTATCTCATTTACAATTACACACAAATGTTCTATTTGGGCCTATTTTTGCCCCTATTTGACAGTGACAGATGAACAGGCAGTCAGAAAACGGTGAGACAGAGATGGTGGTATGATATGCAACACATTGGCCAGCTACAATCAAACCCACAGCAGTTGTGGTGTGTGCCGTGCAGCGTGCGCTATTTGGCTACAGAAGCGTTCCGCGTATCCATTTTCTAATTCAAAGAATCTGTGGACTGTGGTAACACACTGTTCGAGGAAACCCACTCACATACTTAGTGGCACTCATGTCTAAAATACTGCTCATCTTTTTACTGTGGTCTCAATTTTTCCCTGAACATTTCTTACTCAGCCCAAGTATCTGTTTTTTGTACCATGGTCATTTCATATCATTATCGATGATCAAAAGTTCAACGGCATTTCCATCCTTTGACTAAATGTCTCATTctttcagtgtatgtgtgtgtatagtgGAAAGGCATGCGTGGAAAAAAAGCCTCTGGGCCGTACCTCCGGCGACTAAACCAGACTCTCCCAGCTGGATTGCCACTCCAAAACCTCCCAGCTTGACTGGAGCAGAATTCTCCTTTGAGGCCAACAGCACACAGTGAGGCTACAGAGGAAGAACAGAGAAGGGTCAAACGGTCAGTGACGAAGATATCTCATCCATACATTTCAAGGTTTAAATGGGGGGCCGTTCTAGTAAAGCTTACATTGCATTTGTTCATTCAACTGTATGAGGCACTACACAACATCTACCAGCAAATATGACAATGACTTAACTTTTTACCGACAGGGAAACCATTTCTTTGCAATCTGCTGTAAATGTGGCGAGCATTGCTTTGGTCTTGCAGTGCAAAAGTGCAAAATCCTACATGTTCAATTGCTGGTGAACCTTGGTTTCACAATGACACCTCGCAGAACTTTAACCACAATTTTCTGATGATGCTGATAGAAACAGGAAACAAGTATATATGGAATAGCTCGCTGTGTGAGATGCATGACATTTTTCTGATCACACAGATAGGGCTTTCAGAGAGAACTGGAGCACACTGAGGAATTAGGTTTTCATTACCACACACATTACAATTGCTCTGGTTCTGCAAATTGCATTAGTGGCAGTGCTGTAAAACTCAATATTAAAAAAACCACCACCATGCTAGGAAAGACGAAGTAGGTCGCAACCTTGCCGCAAgagaaatgtaaacaaacaccaAAGAATTACTCACAGAGGGGAAGCAAGACAAATGTTGGAGGACAAGCAGCAGATATGTAGCCTGCAGTCTATTGTATGTCCTGAAGTATATGTCCCTATAATATAGGGATGGATGATAATATATGTCCCTGACATTGCTTTTCTGTTTAAATACATATTTGCTCTTAGATAAGAAGGTGTATTCACATTTAACCCTATTTGTGTGCAATTAATACCGCAGGCAGAGGCAGGTGCTAAAATATTTTCAGTGCTCTGCAGTAAGTAAAGCCATTATTCAGGGTGGCACGAGacgctgctaaaaaaaaaacaggtggtTTGCAAAAGAGGAGGATATTCAGAGAGAAGAGTGTGATTAACGTTCTCCAGCGGCCTTACAAAATGACTTCCTTGATATTACTGTGGAAGTTTATTTAGTGTCAGCTCATTTCCAAACCCTTCAACGACTCGCCAAAATGAAAAAGCTCCAGCACACAGCTCAGACTGAGCTTACTGCACTACAGAAAAGGAGACGCAGTGTTTTGCATGCAAAACTTCAGACATGCAGTTTAAAACACAAAGCGTCTCTCAGGAAAAGACCTGAATTAGAGAAGGACCACTGGGCGGGCTGAAAAACAAGCTTCCCGGACTGCGATCGATTCTCAATATATCATATGCTCTCCACGCGGGATCAATGTCACTGATCTGCAATATTAAAACACCCCACCTTACTTCCAGGAATTAATTGTTTAAATGTAGTATTCTTGCAAACTGAAGTAATTTTACTGAACAGGACAGTGCAGGCTGGAGCTGTGTGACAGATTAAGCTCAGCCACAGGGTGAGTGTGAGCAGCGGTGGAgggctcacttcctgtcttcacaTTTTTGTACTTCTCATATCGGGGGACTGAAGAGGTGTGGAGGATGTGGACTGAGGCGGTGCGAGATTGCAGAGatacagtgagagagagggagggagggagggagggagggagggagggagggagggagggagagtgagtgagtgagtgagtgagtgaaaacGAGAGGCAGAGGCGAGAAGACCAGCAGACGACACGGTTGTGTCCGTGAGCGGAGAGGGGAcgaaagataaagagagagaggacaaagacGGAAAGAGACTGAAGGCGAGCTGAGAGCACAGAGCTGTGGAGGACGGCAGGAGCAGGTGCTCTCAAAAGGATGTGAGAAAAGGAGTCCACGGGATTTATGACTCATTCAGAGGCTCAAGACAAAGGTGACGACAGCAAAGGAACAAGTGTTCAAGGACTGGAGTTGGATAATGTGGTATCACACATGTAACTCCGCAGTTTGatggaggaaaacaacacaGCCGACTGCAGCGCTCTCACGCCTCTCTGCACATTCCCACACGTTTAAACTACAGCTGTGCCCGATCTCTTACACAAGGAAAACTGGTGGTGAGTGTTCTGCTTTTAATCCAAACATCTGTGAGTAGCGGTCAGACTCGTGTGAGCGTGCGCTGCACTCGCGCTTCCTGGCTCCACTGTAATATGGCGGGACTGGAATTGATGTGTTAAATAGGCATGAGACTCCAGCTCCCACcggaaacaaaaataaatcagtgagCTCCACAAACACGTCTGTTGTTCAGAGGGAAATTTGatttacagtcattttcatttcacactctGTTTTACAGGTGTGACCTTTAAAGCTACAACCCACATATTACTCACCTGTCTATGCATTACTCAGACAATATGTAAATGCACTTTCACAGTGACTATGCTGACATTCTAGCAGGTGTCTTTGTTTGACTATTTGTTCTGAGAAACAATGTACTGATTGAATTTTTTCCCCTATCTTTCCCACAGCTGAATGGTTAACAACCTTCAGAGGCTATGACCACCATCTCCACCACCTCTTCCTTCCCCTTCACTCTATCTGCCTCTGCATCGTCCAACTCCTCTCTTCCTATCTCTACATCACCCCTCCCCGTTTCAatgtcatcctcctcctcttttacacctctctcctctccttacTCCaactccacctctctctctccgaaCCAAAGCATGTGTTCATTTGATGACGCGGCCCTCCGTCTGCCGCTGGCGGTCCTGTACTCCCTGTTCTTCATCTTTGGACTCGTGGGTAACCTCTTTGCCCTGTGGGTCTTCGTTTTCCTGCATTCCAGCCGCAACTCTGTGCGGGTCTTTCTCATTAACTGCGCTGTGGCTGACCTGGTCCTCCTGGCGTGTCTGCCCTTCAGGATTTTCTACCACGTTAATGGAAACAAGTGGGTGCTGGGACCTGTGGCCTGCAAGACGGTGGGCAATCTGTTTTACATGAACATGTACATCAGTATCACACTGCTGGGGTTCATCAGCTTGGACAGATACTTGAGGTTAAAGGGGAAAGGCAAAGCGCGGAGAGGTATGAGCTTGACGCTGTGCGGGCGTGGTTGGCCATGGAGTTGGGTGGCGTGCGGAGCTCTGTGGGGTCTGTCGCTGGTGGCGCTGGTGCCCATGATTGCCacggcagaggacagagaggataGTGACAAGTGCTTCCAGTACAAGCTGCGTAGCAGCAAAGCCAAGGGGAAAGCCTACTTCAACGCCGTTCTGGTGGTTCTGTTCTGGCTCATCTTCTTCATGCTGGTGGTCTCCTACGCGAAGATCGCTTCGCAGTTGCTGAGGGTGTCGCGGGACAAGCCAGACCTTCCCAACGCACAGAGATACGAACGGACCGCCAAGAAATCtttctttgtcctcttcctGTTCACCCTCTGCTTCGGGCCCTACCACGCCTTCCGCCCCTTCTACATCCTCTCCCAGCTCAGTGGAACCATATCTTGTGACGACTTGCGACTGGTGGACCGTATTAATGAGGTGATGCTGTTATTTTCGGCTTTCAATAGCTGTTTGGATCCCGTCATGTACTTTCTCTTATCTGGCTCTGTACGCAAAACCGCCATCCGATCGCTCGGGCGCCGACTCGGCAACCGGCTTCTCTTCCTCGCTGATGGAACATCTAACAGCTCCACCACAGAGTTCAGACGACCGTCTGTGCCGATGGTTTTAACAAACACCCCCTCGGTCACCCCCAGAACAAGTATCTGTGCCATCAACTCCACCCTCCATCGGTCAGGATTGACTGTGCTCCCACCTACTGGCCAACAGTGATCACAAATAATGTAAGCTCGAACGCTGGTGGAGAGTTCTCTGTAAAACTGAGCAAAGCATTTCTAGACCTACTCCTTTCTtaggtttgaaaaaaaaaatgtaaacttgtaaaatgtgtaaaaaatttgtgttgtataaatatgttttttttagctaCTCAATTATATTCACTGTATTAGCTTCTGATAATCTGTGTTTAGTGGGGATCATTGTTTCAATTCTCGTTTAATGCCTGAGTGAGCGACAGACAAGACAGTAATGTCACTCCAGTGATGACTGTGACTGCAGCTTTTCTAAGAATACACATCATTTCCCCCCCAGAAAGAGTGCTACAGTGTTTCTGAAAGATGTAAAAGTGCATATTACCAATCATGGGTTGAGTGTATCTGTTACATTTTGCCTtcttttgttgaaaaaaaaaaaaaaaaagaagaaaaaaatggggGACTGATATGATCTCTTCTATTTGGAAGAAAACTGACAcatagacaaaaacacagacctAAAGAAACCTACTCAATTCTTTCTCAACAGTGTGTGTTAAAAGCCAAATGTCTGTGAGTTCAAACAAGCACCAGCAGCAATGCGCAACTACCCAGGCTTGACCCACCAGCACACACGGCTATTAGttcaacactgaaaacaaggCTGTGTTGATCCCTCTGGGGAGTGTTTGGTCAAATGGCTGGTGTGTGGATCAACGGCCTGGTTTGGGACTGCTCCATCTGGTCTGGTGGTTTTTCTCGCCTGCGTTACAGGGCTAATCCTGCTACGATCACTGGTTGACGCTAATCTGACTATAAGAGCTCTTAAAGGGCTGGCCTAGCAATTAACATGCGACACAACCCAGTGTGATTCACTGGTTTGCAAAACAGAGGGTGCACACGTGCTGAATGCCACACAGCATCTAGAAGTTAATACAAAGAGCGGATGTCGATGGGGGGAGTTTCTGCTAAACACTGTAATGCCTTTGACCTTTATCTCCCCACAGACAACAGATAACCATCTTCTCAGAGTTGAAGAAACGTACGTCAAAGATGGTAGAAAGCAACTCTATTGAGCTTGTTATGAAAAGGTTGAACATCTCAGTTAACTGGTGTCAGTTAAATGACACCTCTGCTGGTTTCAGCGGCTCAGTCTGGGACAGGCGGGAAAAATCTCACCTTTACGTCACGATGAATCACATTGTTGTCGTGGCAGTACCGAAGTGCCTCCAAGATCTGCCTCATGTAGTGGCTGCggggacacaaaaatgaaacagacaagGGGGAAATCACTTACAGCATTTGCTAATTGTTCTGTATTTCAAGCTTTGTCTATATTTTAAATGTTCTTCCCACAGTTCCCAGACTGTGCGTTCCTACCTGGCCACCGCTTCGCTGTACACAAACCCGGCATCGGCTCTCTTCACGATTTCAAAACACAGGTCCGCTCCGTCCATACTGACGagagaaacaagaagaagagatCGAGGTTACAAATAGCAGTTTACAAAAGAGCAGATGAGCTGGCCGCTCTCAAAATAGTGTTTAAAACAGAGTGCAGAAAACTGCGTCTGTCAGGGAGCAATTTTATGACCTGTTGTCACTGGCAGAAAAACAGAGGCACtgcattttcattatttcacttTTCTACCAGAACAATCCCAAGAGAAGCTTTCAGAAGGAGACGGGACACAGATTTACGACATAAAAtccacacagaggaaacaaattaACAGAGCAAGTTCATTAAGAAATTTTATTTACAATCAAGGCGGCGGGGAGAAGCAGAGAGCTGGTTCTCCAGTGTCCCCTGTGGATTTCAGATTGAACGCTGATGATTTAGATTAAATCATGTTATTCTTATCATGACTGTGCCATTAAGCGGAGCTGCCATCTAACAACATTTGTAAGATTCAGTCTGATTTTGCTGCTTGTTGCCATATaaagctcttttttttcagcacaTGGCATTCACTCAATCAATCATTTCCATTCGAAATAAATTACTATCAACCTCATACACCACTATATATGAATAAAGGACTTTAAACATATGTATCCCACTATTACTATATGCTCATATACCATTAACATTTATCATTTTACACAGGCATAGATCTTAAGATTTACACCGCTGTAAACCAAAATGACAGTGGCAGTGAGCCTCACACCCTCACTCgtcacatttattttctttaccAGATAAGTCCGTAACTGCTAAAATGAGGAGGCTGATAGTGTTGGCGATAAAGTGTGAAGCAACCATCTGCCAACTGTTGGTAAATTTAGTCTGTGGCTGTTAGGTTTGTCCGCTTTCCAGCTACTTCAGCAAGTAACCACATGCCGTCCATATATTGTTTTTTACTCGTGAAACAAAATGTGTGGATGTGGGTTTGATCAGCAGCTGTGGTGGAAGATAAGACAGGTGTTTCCTGCCCTGGTAAGACCAAgtaaaggataaaaaaaatcagatccTGTAATGGTGTGAAATGCATTGCAGTGGGCAGAGCGTGCAGCACAGACTTACAATTCAAAGACCATGTAGAGCATGCCATCGGAGCTGTAggtctccagcagctccacgaTGTGAGGGTGCTTCAGCATGTGGCAGATGCTGGCCTCTCGCTTCAGATCTGGAAGGTAGAAATTAGTCAGAGGGTATGGTGAGATACTGTTCTCATGCGACAATTAGCATTCCAGCATGATGATACTTCTGCTACAGGCTTATCTGAATCTTTCTTTATAATTCAGGTCATTTCACATCTTTTCACAGCTACTGTCAAGAAGTTTTGTTTACTGTTAGCATTCACAATATCTGTCATGTCAAAGTGCGGCCATAATGTGGCCGTGCTATTATTACCGTGACCTTAATCCCCGATTTGAAAAGAGACACGGACCTGGACTACATTTAATGCAGTCAACATACTAATCCATTCACAAAACATCATTCTTTAAAAACGGTTGAACTCTGAGGTGCTTTTTATCGTGCGCTGGCTGGCTAAagaaacatgcacactgtaAGTCAGGATTTATCCAGTGTACACTGTAACAAGATGATTTATCCTTTTAATTTCTCGGTGCTCATGCATTCAAATAGgcacatttcactgtgatcgTCCT
This genomic window contains:
- the LOC139328002 gene encoding probable G-protein coupled receptor 34; protein product: MTTISTTSSFPFTLSASASSNSSLPISTSPLPVSMSSSSSFTPLSSPYSNSTSLSPNQSMCSFDDAALRLPLAVLYSLFFIFGLVGNLFALWVFVFLHSSRNSVRVFLINCAVADLVLLACLPFRIFYHVNGNKWVLGPVACKTVGNLFYMNMYISITLLGFISLDRYLRLKGKGKARRGMSLTLCGRGWPWSWVACGALWGLSLVALVPMIATAEDREDSDKCFQYKLRSSKAKGKAYFNAVLVVLFWLIFFMLVVSYAKIASQLLRVSRDKPDLPNAQRYERTAKKSFFVLFLFTLCFGPYHAFRPFYILSQLSGTISCDDLRLVDRINEVMLLFSAFNSCLDPVMYFLLSGSVRKTAIRSLGRRLGNRLLFLADGTSNSSTTEFRRPSVPMVLTNTPSVTPRTSICAINSTLHRSGLTVLPPTGQQ